Proteins encoded in a region of the candidate division WOR-3 bacterium genome:
- a CDS encoding FlgD immunoglobulin-like domain containing protein, with product YNASCYPLGPGRAIKFTTDEPTGIAETPLSGEVGRRGLAVVPSLFRGAAMVHWNLGRDGDAEVRVFDASGRLVRTLASGPAKAGSYGVVWDGRDERGCRVARGIYFVRLTTSEQTVRVKAILTE from the coding sequence GTACAATGCGAGTTGCTATCCGCTTGGTCCGGGCCGGGCGATCAAGTTCACGACCGATGAGCCGACCGGGATTGCCGAGACGCCACTGTCGGGCGAGGTTGGTCGGCGTGGACTTGCGGTAGTGCCGAGTCTGTTCCGTGGTGCGGCGATGGTGCACTGGAATTTAGGTCGGGATGGCGATGCTGAAGTACGGGTGTTTGATGCGAGCGGGCGTTTGGTTCGGACACTGGCTTCAGGGCCGGCCAAGGCCGGTAGCTATGGTGTGGTCTGGGACGGCCGGGACGAGCGGGGTTGCAGAGTGGCGCGGGGTATTTACTTTGTGCGGCTCACGACCTCGGAGCAAACGGTCCGGGTCAAGGCGATCCTGACCGAGTAA
- a CDS encoding Ig-like domain-containing protein, with protein MKKSSLGNRYSRLIGLLGSSFLVMFTAGCKLANPLTGDTNQPEGTGADNPARVAAIIPGPAGFLADDNPDQAGIQATVSIIFADYMDPSSVSAANVTVLNTTTGTEVTGLGLTYNADARRLLIRCEDWPQSSEFLLTLKTGGFVNRFGAPLDGNGNGRKDATPYDDFLTTFYVSGGNPANCVPTVPPVITAAQPDTARITDPKPRIAITFSAAMDSTTLKTGTSPKNIKLAPEGGNEMPLDLLSMTPTQLVVVPRDSLIYGRRYVVTLASSQVKADYPTRTPEYLKTLDAGADGAQPTEPDFTWYFSVDTLAPPLVSQVQRLPRGAGVFVEFSALMDTSSLGLGRVRIFDNSGYVPGTVQYFRTPGNATRIEYYFSRACGPSLRVFVSHLVRNTNNTLLDSDGNGIGGELTDDYNRWL; from the coding sequence AATCCCCTGACTGGTGACACAAACCAGCCTGAAGGCACTGGCGCTGACAATCCTGCCCGGGTTGCGGCGATCATCCCCGGGCCAGCCGGGTTTCTCGCCGATGACAACCCGGACCAGGCGGGAATTCAGGCCACAGTTTCTATCATCTTTGCCGACTACATGGACCCGTCGTCCGTCAGCGCGGCCAACGTAACAGTTCTGAATACAACGACCGGCACCGAAGTCACTGGGCTCGGTCTGACCTATAATGCTGATGCCCGCCGTCTGCTCATCCGCTGTGAAGACTGGCCTCAAAGCTCCGAGTTCCTGCTCACGCTCAAGACCGGCGGGTTTGTCAACCGATTCGGCGCACCGCTTGACGGTAACGGTAACGGTCGCAAGGACGCCACGCCCTACGACGACTTCCTTACCACCTTCTACGTCTCGGGTGGCAACCCGGCAAACTGCGTTCCGACCGTACCACCAGTGATTACCGCAGCTCAACCCGACACGGCACGCATCACCGACCCCAAACCTAGAATTGCTATCACGTTCTCAGCCGCCATGGACTCGACCACGCTCAAGACCGGAACCTCACCCAAGAACATCAAGCTCGCACCTGAAGGTGGCAATGAAATGCCACTCGACCTTCTGTCCATGACTCCAACCCAGCTCGTAGTCGTGCCACGCGACTCGCTAATCTATGGCCGTCGCTACGTGGTAACGCTTGCGAGCTCGCAGGTCAAGGCCGATTACCCGACACGGACTCCGGAGTACCTGAAAACGCTGGACGCCGGGGCTGACGGTGCCCAGCCGACCGAACCGGACTTCACCTGGTACTTCAGCGTTGACACACTCGCACCACCCCTGGTCAGCCAGGTGCAGCGTCTGCCTCGCGGTGCTGGAGTTTTCGTGGAATTCTCGGCACTCATGGACACTTCGTCGCTTGGCCTAGGTCGGGTACGGATCTTCGACAACAGCGGATACGTGCCTGGCACAGTCCAGTATTTCCGGACTCCAGGCAACGCAACCCGGATTGAGTACTACTTTTCAAGAGCGTGCGGCCCAAGCTTGCGTGTCTTCGTCTCGCATCTGGTCCGGAACACAAATAATACATTGCTTGATTCGGACGGCAACGGCATCGGCGGCGAACTTACCGACGACTACAACAGATGGCTGTAG